A window of the Mannheimia granulomatis genome harbors these coding sequences:
- the pepA gene encoding leucyl aminopeptidase, producing the protein MEFSVKNGSVEKQRTACLVVGVYEPRRLSSSAEQLDKLSQGYISTLLRRGDLEGKAGQTLLLHNVPNVPADRVLLVGCGKERELTERQYKQIIQKTVQAINETGSMEMVCFLTELHVKARTPYWNVRFAVEAIQENQYAYNDFKSIKPEVRRELRRVIFNVAHRKDLADAERALEHGKAVALGITSAKNVANCPPNVCNPKYLSQLAQGLAEEYGSISTTVIDESQMATLGMNAYLAVSRASENEAFLSVIEYKGSPNPQDKPIVLVGKGLTFDSGGLSIKPAEAMDEMKYDMCGAASVYGTMKAIAEMKLPLNVIGLLAGCENAVDGKAYRPGDILTTMSGLTVEVLNTDAEGRLVLCDTLTYVERFEPELVIDIATLTGACMIALGNHNSGLMSTSNSLANELLHAADQADDKAWRLPLGEEYQEQLKSNFADLANIGGRLGGAITAGQFLSNFTKKYTWAHLDIAGTAWKSGAAKGATGRPVPLLTQFLINKAHA; encoded by the coding sequence ATGGAATTTAGTGTAAAAAACGGCAGTGTAGAAAAACAACGAACAGCATGCTTAGTCGTTGGAGTCTATGAACCAAGACGCTTGTCTTCCTCTGCAGAACAACTTGACAAATTAAGTCAAGGTTATATTAGTACCTTACTCAGACGAGGTGATTTAGAAGGCAAGGCAGGTCAAACTCTCTTATTACACAATGTGCCGAATGTACCCGCTGATAGAGTGTTATTAGTCGGCTGCGGTAAAGAACGAGAATTAACCGAACGTCAGTATAAACAAATTATCCAAAAAACCGTTCAAGCAATTAATGAAACCGGCTCAATGGAAATGGTCTGTTTTTTAACAGAATTACATGTTAAAGCCAGAACACCTTACTGGAATGTGCGATTTGCCGTTGAAGCTATCCAAGAAAATCAATATGCCTATAACGATTTCAAAAGCATCAAGCCGGAAGTGCGCCGTGAGTTACGCCGCGTAATTTTTAATGTTGCTCATCGCAAAGATTTAGCTGATGCAGAACGAGCATTAGAACACGGCAAAGCTGTTGCGTTAGGCATCACAAGTGCTAAAAATGTAGCAAATTGTCCACCTAATGTTTGCAATCCAAAATATTTATCCCAATTAGCTCAAGGCTTAGCGGAGGAATATGGTTCTATATCCACAACCGTTATTGATGAATCTCAAATGGCGACTTTAGGTATGAATGCTTATTTAGCGGTATCACGCGCATCAGAAAATGAGGCATTCTTGTCAGTTATTGAATATAAAGGTAGCCCAAATCCTCAAGATAAACCGATAGTGCTGGTTGGAAAAGGCTTAACTTTCGACTCAGGTGGTTTATCTATCAAGCCGGCTGAAGCAATGGACGAAATGAAATATGATATGTGCGGTGCAGCAAGTGTTTACGGTACAATGAAAGCCATTGCTGAAATGAAATTACCGCTTAATGTCATTGGACTTTTAGCTGGTTGTGAAAATGCAGTAGATGGCAAAGCTTACCGCCCGGGCGATATTCTTACTACAATGTCCGGCTTAACGGTTGAAGTGTTAAATACCGATGCAGAAGGGCGTTTGGTACTATGCGATACTCTTACCTATGTCGAGCGTTTTGAGCCGGAATTAGTTATTGATATTGCCACTTTAACAGGAGCTTGTATGATTGCTCTTGGCAATCATAACAGCGGTTTGATGAGTACGTCTAATAGCTTGGCAAATGAATTATTGCACGCGGCAGACCAAGCCGATGACAAAGCATGGCGTTTGCCTCTTGGCGAGGAATACCAGGAGCAGCTAAAATCAAACTTTGCCGATTTAGCCAATATCGGTGGGCGTTTAGGTGGGGCTATTACCGCAGGACAATTCCTCTCTAACTTCACCAAAAAATACACTTGGGCTCACTTAGATATTGCCGGTACTGCTTGGAAATCAGGTGCAGCCAAAGGGGCGACAGGCCGCCCGGTTCCTTTATTAACGCAGTTCTTAATCAATAAAGCTCACGCTTAA
- the lptG gene encoding LPS export ABC transporter permease LptG, which yields MKLFSMNILERYIGKTILSAIFLTLFMLVGLGAIIKFVEEFRDVGRGSYDGLKAAYYTFLTIPRDIETFFPIAALLGSLLGLGNLASRSELVVMQASGFSRFRIGLAVMKTALPLVIFTMIIGEWGVPQTEQFARNMRSVAQSGGSMIATKDGFWAKDGNSFIYIKRINNEKSLSNILIYEFGEGEQKRELQSVLKAGAAKYDDGKGWMLSKVEKSQVGDNQIEQAKQPDQVWQTSLTPSKLGIVSLKPESLSISGLADYVGFLKDTGQDSKRFEITFWRKIFQPISMAVMMLLAISFIFGPLRSSTMGAKIVIGIVAGFMFYVANIVFGNLSLIATWLPVPIGALIPSVLCLIVVWWLLSKKRD from the coding sequence ATGAAACTTTTCTCGATGAATATTTTAGAACGCTATATCGGTAAAACGATTTTATCTGCTATTTTCTTAACCCTATTTATGCTTGTGGGGCTTGGTGCAATCATTAAATTTGTAGAAGAATTTCGTGATGTCGGGCGTGGTTCTTATGATGGTTTAAAAGCAGCCTATTATACTTTTTTGACCATCCCCCGAGATATCGAAACCTTTTTCCCGATTGCTGCTTTATTAGGTTCATTACTTGGCTTAGGTAACCTTGCCAGCCGTAGTGAATTGGTTGTTATGCAGGCTTCCGGTTTTTCCCGTTTCCGCATTGGTTTAGCGGTAATGAAAACCGCGTTACCACTTGTGATTTTTACCATGATTATCGGGGAATGGGGCGTGCCGCAAACAGAGCAATTTGCTCGTAATATGCGTTCTGTAGCACAAAGTGGCGGTTCAATGATCGCAACTAAAGACGGTTTTTGGGCGAAAGACGGTAATTCTTTTATCTATATCAAACGTATCAATAATGAGAAAAGTCTGAGCAACATTCTTATTTACGAATTTGGCGAAGGCGAGCAAAAACGTGAGCTGCAATCAGTGCTAAAAGCAGGAGCGGCAAAATATGACGACGGTAAAGGTTGGATGCTTTCAAAAGTGGAAAAGTCGCAAGTAGGTGATAATCAAATTGAGCAGGCAAAACAGCCAGATCAGGTTTGGCAAACCAGCCTTACACCAAGTAAGCTAGGTATCGTTTCACTCAAACCTGAATCGCTTTCTATTTCTGGTTTAGCAGATTATGTCGGTTTTTTAAAAGATACCGGGCAAGATTCAAAACGTTTTGAAATTACTTTCTGGCGTAAGATTTTCCAGCCGATCTCGATGGCAGTGATGATGTTGCTTGCAATATCATTCATCTTCGGACCGCTTCGCAGTAGTACTATGGGAGCGAAGATCGTGATCGGTATTGTTGCCGGTTTTATGTTCTACGTTGCCAATATTGTATTCGGCAACTTAAGTTTAATTGCAACTTGGCTACCTGTACCGATTGGTGCCTTGATTCCAAGTGTGCTCTGTTTAATTGTCGTTTGGTGGCTGTTAAGCAAAAAACGTGATTAA
- a CDS encoding DUF2813 domain-containing protein, with protein sequence MYLKQIEISGFRGINRLSLPLLPNMVLIGENSWGKSSLIDALSLIFNLENELYQFTFKDFHIQYSQTPKQVQDIELVFTFSEEQVDEHLSERFSPYLSFFFPLNEQLRQLSLKVSGKLTKDSVITEYHFVDQHLKPISLHQAEKLIKRFIRQHSVYRLRDARLNKRVHDELLLQSHYEHQDEFQRELNALSSLLKYYFLTAQSRTLMKTGMQDTSLWWEKVKSLCLRLNQNEILREKVQHHISALFLFNQEGNSIDKPIILFEDLNAQLHPRMIAIFWELLSLLPSQRITTTNSMEVVSQVPLKEICRLVRYQDRTQAYLLDRSHLGKDDLRKLTFHIHHNRGLVLFARAWILVEGETEVWILSELAKLLEINLEMEGIKIVEFAQCGLRPLIKYARAMGIEWYVLTDGDEAGKRYTETVKSMDEEFSKRLTTLPQKDIEHFFYKAGLRNVFVRLANWRSQEKFPISYIIKRAIQQTSKPDLAIALSNEMRNRGEHSVPPLFKKLFINVLALINKESQLNTSG encoded by the coding sequence ATGTATTTAAAGCAGATTGAAATTTCAGGTTTTCGTGGTATTAATCGCTTATCTCTCCCTTTACTTCCCAATATGGTATTAATTGGTGAGAATTCATGGGGAAAATCAAGCTTAATTGATGCCCTTAGCCTGATTTTTAATCTTGAAAATGAGTTATATCAGTTTACTTTTAAAGATTTTCATATCCAATATTCTCAAACACCTAAGCAAGTGCAAGATATTGAACTTGTGTTTACTTTTTCTGAAGAACAGGTAGATGAGCATTTATCAGAAAGGTTTTCTCCTTATCTCTCGTTCTTTTTTCCTTTAAATGAGCAGTTGCGGCAATTGTCGCTAAAAGTCAGTGGTAAACTAACCAAAGATAGTGTGATAACTGAATATCATTTTGTCGATCAACATTTAAAACCGATTTCACTTCATCAAGCTGAAAAACTTATTAAGCGTTTTATTCGGCAACACTCGGTTTATCGTCTGCGTGATGCACGTTTGAATAAGCGGGTACATGATGAGCTACTTCTACAGAGTCACTATGAGCATCAAGATGAGTTTCAACGAGAGCTAAATGCGCTTTCCTCGCTTTTGAAATACTATTTTCTAACGGCTCAAAGTCGTACTTTAATGAAAACTGGTATGCAAGATACCAGCTTATGGTGGGAAAAGGTTAAATCGCTATGTTTGCGGCTTAATCAGAATGAGATCCTAAGAGAGAAAGTTCAACACCATATTTCAGCATTATTTCTGTTTAATCAAGAAGGTAATAGCATAGATAAGCCGATTATTCTATTTGAAGATCTTAATGCTCAATTACATCCTAGAATGATCGCGATTTTTTGGGAGTTGTTAAGCTTGTTACCAAGCCAACGTATTACCACAACCAATTCAATGGAGGTGGTTTCTCAAGTTCCTTTAAAAGAAATTTGCCGTTTGGTTCGCTATCAAGATCGTACTCAGGCTTATCTTTTAGATAGAAGCCATCTTGGTAAAGATGATTTGCGGAAATTAACCTTCCATATTCACCATAACCGCGGCTTGGTTTTATTTGCTCGAGCGTGGATTTTAGTTGAAGGCGAAACAGAGGTTTGGATTTTAAGTGAATTGGCAAAGTTACTTGAGATTAATTTGGAGATGGAAGGTATCAAAATTGTTGAGTTTGCACAATGTGGGCTACGTCCGCTTATCAAATATGCAAGGGCAATGGGAATTGAGTGGTATGTTTTAACCGATGGTGATGAGGCAGGAAAGCGTTATACAGAAACAGTTAAAAGTATGGACGAAGAGTTCTCTAAGCGCTTGACTACTTTGCCACAAAAGGATATTGAACATTTCTTCTATAAAGCGGGGTTACGCAATGTGTTTGTCCGTTTAGCAAATTGGCGCTCACAAGAAAAATTTCCGATATCTTATATTATTAAACGAGCTATCCAACAGACATCAAAGCCCGATTTAGCGATTGCTTTATCTAATGAAATGCGAAATCGAGGCGAACATTCCGTTCCGCCTTTATTTAAAAAATTGTTTATAAATGTGCTAGCCTTGATAAATAAAGAGAGTCAATTGAATACAAGCGGTTAA
- a CDS encoding cytochrome b562, producing MKLKLFLATTLFAFSTLSHTQSIKMEMMQMNMNANKLMRANSIEEFTQTAQDFIQITEKTKAIFPNSVEGDKAAQDDYQAGMQKLIDVVKKADEKAQAGELQEAKMMISDLEIIKREYHKKYK from the coding sequence ATGAAACTTAAACTCTTTTTGGCAACAACTTTATTTGCATTTTCAACATTAAGCCACACTCAAAGCATTAAAATGGAAATGATGCAAATGAATATGAATGCAAATAAATTAATGCGAGCTAATTCTATCGAAGAATTTACACAAACCGCTCAGGATTTCATTCAAATCACAGAGAAAACCAAGGCTATCTTTCCAAATAGCGTAGAAGGTGATAAAGCAGCTCAAGACGATTATCAAGCCGGTATGCAAAAACTGATTGATGTGGTGAAAAAAGCTGATGAAAAAGCACAAGCTGGTGAGTTACAAGAAGCGAAAATGATGATTTCAGATCTTGAAATTATCAAACGTGAATATCATAAAAAGTACAAATAA
- the dnaE gene encoding DNA polymerase III subunit alpha — protein sequence MSDCRFVHLKVHSDFSMINGLAKVKPLVKAAVANNMVAMGLTDFTNFCGLVKFYGEALGAGVKPIIGADIYVRTEVGSEEYFELTLLAKNNKGYHHITQILSRAYQSGYIEFPLVEREWLAELNEGIIVLSGGRMGDVGKALLKENLHEAVEKLAFYQHYFPNHFYLSLCRTGRIDEERYIKQAVEFAQKNAIPLVAVNDVVFLKEDDFDAHEIRVAIHDSFTLDDPKRPKKYSSKQYFRSEEEMCHLFADLPSALANTVEIAKRCSVTVRLGEYFLPNFPTGDLSTEDFLVKKSKEGLEERLEFLFPDPEIRKEKRPVYDERLQVELDVINQMGFPGYFLIVMEFIQWSKDNDIPVGPGRGSGAGSLVAYALKITDLDPLEFDLLFERFLNPERVSMPDFDVDFCMDGRDRVIEHVAETYGRQAVSQIITFGTMAAKAVIRDVGRVLGHPYSFVDRISKLIPPDPGMTLEKAFAAEPKLPELYEADEEVKDLIDMARKLEGVTRNAGKHAGGVVIAPTAITDFSPLYCDSEGLHPVTHFDKNDVEYAGLVKFDFLGLRTLTIIKWALEMVNARLEREGKQPVRIESIPLDDKKSFDLLLAAKTTAVFQLESRGMKDLISRLKPDCFEDIIALVALFRPGPLESGMVQNFIDRKHGKEEVSYPDPQYQHECLKPILEPTYGVIVYQEQVMQIAQELAGYTLGGADLLRRAMGKKKPEEMAAQREVFEKGAESKGIDGKLAGQIFDLVEKFAGYGFNKSHSAAYALVSYQTLWLKAHYPAEFMAAVMTSEMDNTDKIVGFYDECINMGLTVVPPDVNSGKHRFSVNEKGEIVYGLGAIKGVGEGPIEAILEARNQGGRFTDLFDLTARVDLKKINRRTFESLIMSGAFDKLGPHRAALMKNLEDALKASDQHSKMEELGQSDMFGVLTETPEEVQNAYANTPKWSEQKVLEGERATLGLYLSGHPIGRFLKELSHYSPNRLNELQPTFRGQMATVSGMVMASRVAVTKRGSRIGIATIEDRSGKLDITLFSEALENFGHLMQQDQIIVATGSIQFDDFSGGLKMSAREVLSLDEARARFAKSLALAINQEQLSADFIKKLTAIISPYKEGTLPLHFYYQSPEGRVLLKGGVEWRINPNEVMFNELKELLGESAVELEFEW from the coding sequence ATGTCTGATTGTCGTTTCGTTCATTTAAAAGTTCACAGTGATTTCTCAATGATTAACGGTTTAGCCAAAGTTAAACCTTTAGTCAAAGCAGCCGTTGCCAACAATATGGTGGCGATGGGACTAACAGATTTTACCAACTTTTGTGGCTTGGTTAAGTTCTATGGCGAAGCTTTAGGAGCAGGGGTTAAGCCGATTATCGGGGCGGATATTTATGTACGTACCGAAGTGGGTAGCGAAGAATATTTTGAACTCACTCTACTTGCTAAAAATAATAAAGGTTATCACCATATTACCCAAATTCTTTCTCGTGCTTACCAAAGCGGTTACATAGAATTCCCGTTAGTGGAACGTGAGTGGCTTGCTGAGCTAAATGAGGGCATTATTGTTCTGTCCGGCGGTCGAATGGGCGATGTGGGCAAAGCCTTATTAAAAGAAAATCTGCATGAAGCAGTAGAAAAGCTGGCCTTTTATCAGCACTATTTTCCCAATCATTTCTATCTCTCTCTTTGTCGCACAGGACGCATAGATGAAGAACGCTACATTAAACAAGCGGTCGAATTTGCACAAAAAAATGCAATTCCGCTGGTAGCGGTTAATGATGTTGTTTTCTTAAAAGAAGATGATTTCGATGCTCATGAAATTCGTGTAGCAATTCATGATAGTTTTACATTAGATGACCCCAAACGCCCGAAAAAATATTCGTCAAAACAATATTTTCGTAGCGAAGAAGAGATGTGTCACTTGTTTGCCGATCTGCCTAGTGCATTAGCAAATACGGTCGAAATTGCTAAACGTTGCTCGGTAACTGTTCGTTTAGGCGAATATTTCCTGCCTAATTTCCCAACGGGTGATCTTTCTACCGAAGATTTTTTAGTCAAAAAGTCGAAAGAAGGCTTGGAAGAACGTTTGGAGTTTCTATTTCCTGATCCTGAAATCCGTAAAGAAAAACGCCCTGTTTATGATGAACGTTTGCAGGTTGAGTTAGATGTAATCAATCAGATGGGCTTTCCGGGTTACTTTTTGATCGTGATGGAATTTATTCAATGGTCTAAAGATAATGATATTCCGGTTGGCCCGGGGCGTGGTTCGGGAGCAGGCTCGTTAGTAGCTTATGCACTAAAAATTACTGATTTGGATCCATTGGAATTTGACTTGCTTTTTGAGCGTTTCCTGAATCCGGAGCGTGTTTCTATGCCCGATTTTGATGTCGATTTCTGTATGGATGGGCGAGATCGTGTAATTGAGCATGTGGCAGAAACTTACGGTCGTCAAGCCGTATCGCAAATTATCACATTCGGAACGATGGCGGCAAAAGCCGTTATTCGAGATGTGGGGCGGGTGCTTGGGCATCCGTATAGCTTTGTGGACAGAATTTCTAAATTGATTCCGCCTGATCCGGGCATGACCTTAGAAAAAGCCTTCGCTGCGGAACCTAAATTGCCAGAGCTTTATGAAGCTGATGAAGAAGTTAAAGATCTGATTGATATGGCCCGTAAGCTCGAAGGGGTAACCCGTAATGCCGGTAAACACGCCGGTGGTGTGGTGATTGCACCGACTGCGATTACTGATTTCTCACCGCTTTATTGCGACTCTGAGGGGCTTCATCCTGTTACCCATTTTGATAAAAATGACGTGGAATATGCAGGGCTGGTAAAATTTGACTTCTTGGGCTTGCGTACTTTAACCATTATTAAATGGGCATTAGAGATGGTTAATGCTCGTTTGGAAAGGGAAGGTAAACAGCCTGTTCGGATTGAAAGTATTCCGCTTGATGATAAGAAATCTTTTGATCTTTTATTAGCTGCGAAAACAACGGCGGTATTCCAGCTTGAAAGCCGTGGGATGAAAGATCTGATTTCACGTCTTAAACCAGACTGTTTTGAAGATATTATCGCATTGGTGGCATTATTTCGTCCCGGTCCGCTTGAATCCGGCATGGTGCAGAACTTTATTGACCGTAAACACGGTAAAGAAGAGGTGTCTTACCCTGATCCGCAATACCAGCACGAGTGCTTAAAGCCTATTTTGGAGCCAACCTATGGGGTTATTGTTTATCAAGAACAGGTGATGCAAATTGCCCAAGAGCTTGCCGGCTATACACTGGGCGGAGCGGATTTACTTCGCCGTGCAATGGGTAAGAAAAAGCCTGAAGAGATGGCTGCTCAACGTGAAGTCTTTGAAAAAGGGGCGGAGTCTAAAGGAATTGACGGTAAATTAGCCGGCCAGATTTTTGACTTGGTAGAAAAGTTTGCCGGCTATGGATTTAATAAATCTCACTCAGCAGCCTATGCGTTGGTCTCTTATCAAACGCTTTGGCTCAAAGCTCATTATCCTGCAGAATTTATGGCCGCGGTAATGACCTCAGAGATGGATAATACCGATAAGATCGTCGGATTTTATGATGAGTGTATTAATATGGGCCTAACGGTTGTGCCACCGGATGTAAATAGTGGTAAGCATCGTTTTAGCGTCAATGAAAAAGGTGAGATTGTTTACGGTTTAGGAGCAATTAAAGGTGTAGGTGAAGGCCCGATTGAAGCGATTTTAGAAGCTCGAAATCAAGGTGGGCGTTTTACCGATCTGTTTGATTTAACTGCTCGCGTGGATCTGAAAAAAATTAATCGCCGTACCTTTGAGAGTCTAATTATGTCTGGGGCCTTTGATAAATTAGGTCCACATCGTGCAGCCTTAATGAAAAACTTAGAAGATGCACTAAAAGCGTCTGATCAGCATAGTAAAATGGAAGAGTTAGGGCAGAGCGATATGTTCGGTGTACTAACCGAAACCCCTGAAGAGGTTCAAAATGCCTATGCCAATACGCCGAAATGGTCGGAGCAAAAGGTATTAGAGGGTGAGCGTGCGACCTTAGGGCTTTATTTAAGCGGACATCCGATTGGTCGGTTCTTAAAAGAGCTTTCGCATTATTCACCAAATAGATTAAATGAGTTACAACCCACTTTCCGTGGGCAGATGGCAACGGTGTCTGGTATGGTGATGGCATCAAGAGTGGCTGTCACCAAGCGGGGAAGCCGTATTGGTATTGCGACCATTGAAGATCGTTCGGGTAAGTTGGATATTACTCTTTTCTCCGAAGCATTAGAGAATTTTGGTCATTTAATGCAGCAAGATCAGATTATTGTTGCCACCGGCTCAATTCAGTTTGATGACTTTAGCGGTGGGCTGAAAATGTCGGCAAGGGAAGTGTTATCGCTTGATGAAGCCAGAGCCAGATTTGCGAAGAGTTTGGCGTTAGCAATTAATCAAGAACAATTATCTGCAGATTTTATTAAAAAATTGACCGCTATCATCAGCCCATATAAAGAAGGAACGCTACCGTTACATTTCTATTACCAAAGCCCAGAGGGCAGAGTATTGCTTAAAGGCGGGGTTGAATGGCGGATAAACCCGAATGAGGTAATGTTTAATGAGCTAAAAGAATTACTCGGAGAAAGTGCGGTTGAATTAGAATTTGAATGGTAG
- the lptF gene encoding LPS export ABC transporter permease LptF, producing MILSRYLTKEIFKSQVAILFILLLIFFCQQLVRVLSSAVSGKVPADLVVSLLGLGMPTMAQLMLPLSLFIALLLTLGRFYAESEITVMRACGIGQGLLVKAAMFLSIFTTALAVYNVFWLTPWAINKQSEILAEAKANPRFAALSAGQFMSAGGYVLFIDNIENNNLNDIYVFQPEQQKKNKPSVVVAETGTLQGLPNGDQVLTLSESKRFEGTPQSADFRISHFEHYSAYLGYQDVNSDEKLVQRASFTQLMESKTPEAKAELHWRLALIFAVPLMALLAVPMSSVNPRQGRFAKLLPALLLYLIYFLLQSSLKSSGALGKVNPEILMPAVSIAFLLLGILLNVWDSKFMSKLRYRFSAKSFTNKVVA from the coding sequence GTGATTTTAAGTCGATATTTAACAAAAGAGATATTTAAAAGCCAAGTAGCGATATTGTTTATCCTATTATTAATATTCTTCTGTCAACAATTAGTCAGGGTGTTAAGTTCTGCGGTCAGTGGTAAAGTGCCGGCAGATTTAGTGGTTAGCCTATTAGGTTTAGGTATGCCAACTATGGCACAATTGATGCTGCCTTTATCGCTTTTTATTGCCTTGCTATTAACGTTGGGGCGTTTTTATGCGGAAAGCGAAATTACGGTTATGCGCGCTTGCGGTATCGGACAAGGTTTATTGGTGAAAGCCGCGATGTTTTTGTCTATTTTTACCACTGCATTGGCGGTATATAACGTCTTTTGGCTTACTCCATGGGCAATTAATAAGCAAAGTGAAATCTTAGCAGAGGCAAAAGCAAATCCTCGCTTTGCTGCTCTTTCTGCCGGACAATTTATGTCTGCCGGTGGCTATGTTTTATTTATTGATAATATTGAAAATAATAATTTAAACGATATTTATGTTTTCCAACCTGAACAACAGAAAAAAAACAAACCATCGGTTGTAGTTGCTGAAACAGGGACATTACAAGGTTTACCCAATGGAGATCAGGTGCTGACTCTTTCAGAGAGTAAACGTTTTGAAGGAACGCCTCAAAGTGCAGATTTCCGTATTTCACATTTTGAGCATTATTCTGCTTATTTAGGTTATCAAGATGTTAATTCTGATGAAAAATTAGTTCAGCGTGCCAGTTTTACCCAATTAATGGAAAGTAAAACTCCTGAGGCAAAAGCAGAATTACATTGGCGTTTAGCCTTGATTTTTGCTGTACCGCTGATGGCATTATTAGCCGTGCCAATGAGTAGTGTTAACCCTCGCCAAGGGCGTTTTGCTAAATTATTACCGGCATTATTGCTTTATTTAATCTATTTTTTACTGCAGAGCTCGTTGAAATCTTCCGGTGCTTTAGGCAAAGTGAATCCTGAGATTTTAATGCCGGCAGTATCAATTGCATTTTTGCTGTTAGGCATTTTGCTCAATGTTTGGGATAGTAAATTTATGTCGAAACTACGTTATCGTTTTAGTGCTAAATCTTTTACCAATAAGGTGGTCGCATAA
- the ppnN gene encoding nucleotide 5'-monophosphate nucleosidase PpnN, giving the protein MAVHRVNPKGSMEQLSHLEMQLLAKNTQGNLYQLYRNCSLAVLNSGAHTDDSRALLNQYPDFEIRLLTREKGVSLELHNPPESAFVDGKMILNIQYHLFAVLRDIVFVNALKNTIRPFEETSLETLTTNTVFSILRNAKAIEMNTDPNLVVCWGGHSINEIEYQYCRAVGQEFGLRELNIVTGCGAGVMEAPMKGAAIGHANQRYKNGRFIGVTEPSIIASEPPNPIVNELVIMPDIEKRLEAFVRLGHAIVVFPGGPGTLEELLYIIGIKLNPANHAQKLPLILTAPKESAEYFYAIDQFIGKVLGEEARSLYEIIIDDPVLVARKVKQSMYEVKNSRYESGDAYSFNWSLKIEEDFIKPFIPTHENMANLDLSLNQPSEKLAANLRRAFSGIVAGNIKPETSDLIEKYGVFKLHGDKALMESIDQLLESFIVQHRMKIPTGEAYQPCYEIIKN; this is encoded by the coding sequence ATGGCAGTACACAGAGTAAATCCGAAAGGTAGTATGGAGCAGCTTTCCCATTTGGAAATGCAATTATTGGCAAAAAATACGCAAGGGAATTTATATCAACTTTATCGTAATTGCTCATTAGCAGTTCTGAATTCAGGAGCTCATACGGATGACAGTCGGGCCTTGTTAAATCAGTATCCTGATTTTGAAATCCGCCTACTCACTCGCGAAAAAGGCGTATCGCTGGAGTTGCATAACCCACCGGAAAGTGCCTTTGTTGATGGTAAGATGATCTTAAATATTCAATACCATCTTTTTGCGGTGTTAAGGGATATTGTGTTTGTTAATGCGTTGAAAAATACGATCCGACCGTTTGAAGAAACCTCTTTGGAGACTTTAACAACCAATACGGTATTTTCAATTTTGCGTAATGCAAAAGCGATTGAAATGAATACTGATCCAAATTTAGTTGTGTGCTGGGGCGGTCATTCTATCAATGAAATTGAATACCAATATTGCCGTGCAGTAGGACAAGAATTTGGCTTGCGTGAACTTAATATTGTGACCGGCTGTGGCGCTGGGGTGATGGAAGCTCCGATGAAAGGGGCGGCAATCGGCCATGCTAATCAGCGTTATAAAAATGGGCGTTTTATTGGGGTTACTGAACCTTCAATTATTGCTTCTGAGCCACCTAATCCGATTGTTAATGAATTGGTGATTATGCCGGATATTGAAAAACGCTTAGAAGCTTTTGTGCGTTTGGGGCATGCGATTGTGGTCTTTCCGGGTGGTCCGGGTACGTTGGAGGAATTACTTTATATTATCGGTATTAAATTAAATCCGGCGAATCACGCACAGAAATTACCGCTTATCTTAACAGCCCCGAAGGAGTCGGCAGAATATTTTTACGCTATTGATCAATTTATTGGCAAGGTATTGGGTGAGGAAGCTCGTAGTTTGTATGAAATCATTATTGATGATCCGGTTTTGGTTGCACGTAAAGTGAAACAATCTATGTATGAAGTTAAAAATAGCCGTTATGAAAGTGGCGATGCTTACAGTTTTAATTGGTCGTTAAAGATTGAAGAAGATTTTATCAAGCCGTTTATTCCAACTCATGAGAATATGGCGAATTTGGACTTGAGTCTAAATCAACCTTCAGAGAAGTTAGCAGCGAATTTACGTCGTGCTTTTTCCGGCATTGTAGCAGGGAATATTAAGCCGGAAACTTCAGACTTAATTGAAAAATACGGTGTATTTAAATTGCACGGTGATAAGGCTTTAATGGAGAGTATTGATCAGTTGCTAGAAAGTTTTATCGTACAGCATCGTATGAAGATACCAACCGGAGAAGCTTATCAGCCGTGCTACGAAATTATAAAAAATTAA